In Brachypodium distachyon strain Bd21 chromosome 2, Brachypodium_distachyon_v3.0, whole genome shotgun sequence, one genomic interval encodes:
- the LOC112270827 gene encoding nuclear pore glycoprotein p62-like isoform X2, whose protein sequence is MKAMREFAMAEPKNCHKEWTAYMALVKAKETAALASPTSATSPPHSRACPVATSASVSSTNVPATGRAATATPFTTAPHTESPKDKWAAKFEALIDEALVAIRAEWKAAANSQGTSSPTTSSHAPAAEALDSTPALVRPVSTVAPAASFTPDPAATTATGLSLPAPGYAASASCDIDIDIDIILKTPATCSTDCLQGNTSAASTLGVPCVGQAPSMVSDTIFNAESPAIGSTVCPSQEKDMTQQLDVGLVASSATEGIELSNTLMVPRPLKFFIVQNVTALVFGLLDIGLHIDIALKGHNSDSASSLLIKTHTWCRLSDCADHDGGPGLKPSEEGKLLHAGILVSPPLTTLPSPRTGIFS, encoded by the exons ATGAAGGCGATGCGAGAGTTCGCCATGGCCGAGCCCAAGAACTGCCACAAGGAGTGGACGGCGTACATGGCGCTGGTGAAGGCGAAGGAGACAGCAGCACTCGCCTCCCCAACAAGCGCTACCTCGCCTCCACACTCCCGTGCATGCCCCGTCGCCACATCAGCATCGGTTTCATCCACCAACGTCCCCGCCACCGGCCGCGCAGCCACGGCCACACCCTTCACAACGGCTCCACACACCGAGTCGCCGAAGGACAAGTGGGCCGCCAAGTTTGAAGCCTTGATCGACGAAGCGCTTGTTGCTATACGTGCTGAGTGGAAGGCGGCTGCAAACAGCCAAGGAACTTCGTCTCCGACGACCTCCTCACACGCCCCCGCAGCAGAGGCCCTGGACTCGACACCAGCCCTTGTCCGGCCTGTGTCCACCGTGGCACCAGCGGCTTCCTTCACCCCCGACCCAGCAGCAACAACCGCCACGGGCCTCTCCTTGCCGGCCCCAGGTTATGCCGCGTCTGCATCCTGCGACATCGACATCGACATCGACATCATCCTCAAGACGCCCGCTACCTGTTCGACGGATTGCCTGCAAGGCAATACAAGCGCAGCTTCCACATTGGGTGTCCCATGCGTTGGACAAGCACCTTCCATGGTGAGCGACACCATCTTCAACGCTGAGTCGCCAGCCATCGGCTCGACAGTATGCCCCAGCCAAGAGAAGGACATGACACAACAATTGGATGTTGGTTTGGTCGCGTCTTCTGCTACTGAGGGTATCGAGCTCAGCAACACTCTGATGGTGCCACGCCCACTCAAGTTCTTCATTGTGCAGAATGTCACGGCACTTGTCTTTGGTCTACTTGACATTGGCCTTCACATCGACATTGCCTTGAAGGGCCACAACAGCGACTCTGCTTCAAGCCTCCTCATCAAGACACATACCTG GTGTCGATTGTCCGATTGTGCCGATCATGATGGAGGGCCAGGATTAAAGCCAAGTGAAGAGGGAAAATTACTTCACGCAGGCATCTTGGTCTCGCCGCCGCTGACAACCTTGCCGTCGCCCCGGACCGGGATCTTCTCGTGA
- the LOC100821605 gene encoding uncharacterized protein LOC100821605, protein MAHLLSSSSQDPSNPQHRVLITNKHGEELVGLLHPAGSNKIVVLCHGFTASKNDSIIVDLADALTKQGISIFRFDFSGNGESGGEFQYGNYRKEADDLHSVVLYLFQEKYDVKAIVGHSKGGDVVVLYASLYDNVHMVVNLSGRFYLEQGIEERLGKEFIDRINKEGFIEVTDKSGKVLYRVTKESLMERLNTDMRATSLSIKKECSFLTVHGSADEIIPVEDAYEFAKHIPTHKLCVIEGANHCYTAHRKELSDAVVDFITSKEAGDTSLPKDNDF, encoded by the exons ATGGCGCACCtgctctcctcttcctcccagGATCCTTCCAATCCCC AGCACAGGGTGCTGATAACGAACAAGCATGGAGAGGAACTTGTGGGGCTGCTGCATCCTGCTGGTTCGAACAAGATTGTAGTCTTGTGTCATGGCTTTACAGCCTCCAAG AATGATAGCATCATTGTTGATCTGGCAGATGCACTAACAAAACAAGGGATAAGCATCTTTCGCTTTGATTTCAGTGGAAATGG AGAAAGTGGAGGAGAATTTCAGTACGGCAACTACAGGAAAGAGGCTGACGACTTGCATTCAGTCGTCTTGTATCTTTTTCAGGAGAAGTATGATGTAAAAGCTATTGTTGGTCACAGCAAAG GAGGAGATGTGGTTGTTCTGTATGCTTCTCTGTATGACAATGTACATATGGTTGTTAATCTGTCTGGCCGATTTTATTTGGAGCAAGGCATTGAAGAACGCCTTGGGAAAGAATTTATTGACAGAATAAATAAAGAAGGTTTCATTGAAGTCACAGACAAGTCAG GAAAGGTTTTATACAGGGTAACAAAAGAGAGCTTGATGGAACGACTGAACACTGATATGCGTGCAACAAGCCTTTCCATCAAAAAAGAATGCAG CTTCTTAACAGTTCATGGTTCAGCTGATGAGATCATTCCGGTGGAAGATGCATATGAGTTTGCAAAGCATATACCTACACACAAACTCTGTGTCATCGAGGGAGCAAATCACTGCTACACAGCACATCGTAAAGAACTGTCCGATGCTGTAGTGGATTTTATTACATCCAAAGAG GCAGGGGATACCTCATTACCAAAAGATAATGATTTCTGA
- the LOC100821305 gene encoding uncharacterized protein LOC100821305, translating to MATPGKPDPAAAPPKAPQPAAKGALMRRVFPFLLATNVFIGVYVFAKTYKRDQDKKIAQTAAAAAAVEALSSPPAAITKPAEPTPPPKKVLAPPSEDEQRQVYKWMLEEKRKIKPRNTAEKNKLNEEKALLKEIIRAESLPRLW from the exons ATGGCCacccccggcaagcccgaccCGGCCGCCGCACCACCAAAGGCTCCGCAGCCAGCGGCGAAGGGAGCCTTGATGCGCCGCgtcttccccttcctcctcgccaccaaCGTCTTCATCGGAG TTTATGTATTTGCGAAGACCTACAAAAGAGACCAGGACAAGAAAATTGCTCAgaccgcagctgcagcagcggcggttGAAGCATTGTCATCACCTCCTGCTGCAATTACTAAGCCTGCAGAGCCTACTCCTCCACCCAAAAAGGTACTCGCACCGCCATCAGAAGATGAGCAGCGCCAGGTCTACAAGTGGATGCTGGAAGAGAAGCGGAAGATCAAACCACGCAACACTGCTGAGAAGAACAAACTCAACGAAGAGAAGGCTCTTCTGAAGGAGATCATCCGGGCAGAGTCCCTCCCTCGTTTGTGGTGA
- the LOC112270827 gene encoding uncharacterized protein LOC112270827 isoform X1, translated as MKAMREFAMAEPKNCHKEWTAYMALVKAKETAALASPTSATSPPHSRACPVATSASVSSTNVPATGRAATATPFTTAPHTESPKDKWAAKFEALIDEALVAIRAEWKAAANSQGTSSPTTSSHAPAAEALDSTPALVRPVSTVAPAASFTPDPAATTATGLSLPAPGYAASASCDIDIDIDIILKTPATCSTDCLQGNTSAASTLGVPCVGQAPSMVSDTIFNAESPAIGSTVCPSQEKDMTQQLDVGLVASSATEGIELSNTLMVPRPLKFFIVQNVTALVFGLLDIGLHIDIALKGHNSDSASSLLIKTHTWYAQCRCPPISFYGPGLVLSVAQHVFLAMSNMTTVVSEKDWLSFLCANLRQPWPPPFGVHSSAFLIAAHMLDNLQVELVQLQPWPSWQLFLSFLTMMGYFCDILVSTSSEVKWKNRLVLNKYGSWSNTMLFHSPSQISGQSCAIPDTCYKCLILCGGIESKIIIVQFLNGLPERYWSSKFYCKGKQLLHCASGHTITLHPAVASGHSKIVPSLQSRGTQATVVFDLVASVYLVVSSAHTVLNFPGTQPSQVLVLCLALNQIIEYSTDTSSWIDATPSVDHAIQGGSELGYSWHYFQLELLIDGFLHTFVSRNLSGYIILYGSEHIQLHIAGLFSQPLLKNWVQLYPTRKALLYDSTEFQWQIAWSIGLVCSDTCKQYFTVTL; from the coding sequence ATGAAGGCGATGCGAGAGTTCGCCATGGCCGAGCCCAAGAACTGCCACAAGGAGTGGACGGCGTACATGGCGCTGGTGAAGGCGAAGGAGACAGCAGCACTCGCCTCCCCAACAAGCGCTACCTCGCCTCCACACTCCCGTGCATGCCCCGTCGCCACATCAGCATCGGTTTCATCCACCAACGTCCCCGCCACCGGCCGCGCAGCCACGGCCACACCCTTCACAACGGCTCCACACACCGAGTCGCCGAAGGACAAGTGGGCCGCCAAGTTTGAAGCCTTGATCGACGAAGCGCTTGTTGCTATACGTGCTGAGTGGAAGGCGGCTGCAAACAGCCAAGGAACTTCGTCTCCGACGACCTCCTCACACGCCCCCGCAGCAGAGGCCCTGGACTCGACACCAGCCCTTGTCCGGCCTGTGTCCACCGTGGCACCAGCGGCTTCCTTCACCCCCGACCCAGCAGCAACAACCGCCACGGGCCTCTCCTTGCCGGCCCCAGGTTATGCCGCGTCTGCATCCTGCGACATCGACATCGACATCGACATCATCCTCAAGACGCCCGCTACCTGTTCGACGGATTGCCTGCAAGGCAATACAAGCGCAGCTTCCACATTGGGTGTCCCATGCGTTGGACAAGCACCTTCCATGGTGAGCGACACCATCTTCAACGCTGAGTCGCCAGCCATCGGCTCGACAGTATGCCCCAGCCAAGAGAAGGACATGACACAACAATTGGATGTTGGTTTGGTCGCGTCTTCTGCTACTGAGGGTATCGAGCTCAGCAACACTCTGATGGTGCCACGCCCACTCAAGTTCTTCATTGTGCAGAATGTCACGGCACTTGTCTTTGGTCTACTTGACATTGGCCTTCACATCGACATTGCCTTGAAGGGCCACAACAGCGACTCTGCTTCAAGCCTCCTCATCAAGACACATACCTGGTATGCACAGTGTAGATGTCCTCCTATATCATTCTATGGTCCTGGCCTTGTTTTAAGTGttgctcaacatgtgtttttgGCAATGAGCAATATGACTACAGTAGTTTCAGAGAAAGATTGGTTATCATTTCTGTGTGCTAACCTTCGTCAACCATGGCCTCCACCCTTTGGAGTACACTCTAGTGCATTTCTTATTGCGGCTCACATGCTGGATAACTTACAAGTTGAGTTAGTGCAGCTTCAACCTTGGCCCTCATGGCAGCTATTTCTCTCATTTCTCACTATGATGGGTTATTTTTGTGATATCCTTGTTTCCACTTCTTCTGAAGTTAAATGGAAGAACAGATTGGTGCTCAACAAGTATGGTTCTTGGTCCAACACTATGCTGTTCCATTCTCCTTCCCAGATCTCAGGACAATCTTGTGCTATTCCTGATACTTGTTACAAGTGTCTGATTCTTTGCGGAGGAATTGAGAGCAAAATTATCATAGTGCAGTTTTTAAATGGTTTGCCTGAGAGATATTGGTCCAGCAAGTTTTACTGCAAGGGGAAGCAGCTGCTCCATTGTGCAAGTGGCCATACCATCACTCTTCACCCAGCTGTAGCATCTGGGCACTCTAAAATTGTACCATCACTGCAGTCTAGAGGGACTCAAGCTACTGTTGTGTTTGACCTTGTGGCATCAGTATATTTGGTGGTTTCTAGTGCACATACAGTTCTGAATTTTCCTGGCACGCAACCAAGTCAGGTCCTTGTTCTTTGTCTTGCTTTGAATCAGATTATTGAATATTCCACAGACACGAGCTCATGGATTGATGCAACACCTAGTGTGGACCATGCTATTCAAGGCGGTTCTGAACTTGGTTATAGTTGGCACTATTTTCAGCTGGAGCTACTAATTGATGGTTTCTTGCACACCTTTGTTAGCCGCAACCTCAGTGGTTACATTATTCTATATGGTTCTGAACATATACAATTGCATATTGCCGGGTTATTCAGTCAACCACTATTGAAGAATTGGGTTCAGCTTTACCCTACTAGGAAGGCTCTCCTATATGATTCTACAGAATTCCAATGGCAGATCGCATGGTCAATTGGCTTAGTGTGCTCTGATACCTGCAAGCAGTACTTCACAGTAACACTGTGA